In the genome of Acidimicrobiales bacterium, the window TGTAACCCGCGCGATGGTCGGGTTGACCGTCGGCAGGGGTCATCGTGACGCTGATGTGGGTGCGCATCCATGCCCAGTTGCCTACGATCTCGAGTTCCTCGATGTCGCTGTGTCCTTCGACCTTGAAGGTTCGGCTCCTGGTTCTATCGGCGAATTCGGCCTTGCCGAAGGGCTCGCCGCCCGGCGTGAGGAAGAGGATGTCGTCGGCCATTAAGGCCAACACGGCGTCGATGTCCTTGGTTTCCGTCCCTCGCCACCAGGCATCGAGCAGGTCACGGATCATGTGCTCGTCGTCCTCCATGGCTACCTCCTATCGCGTCTCCAGCTCGTCGATACCCAGTCATGGGCGGCGAGCGACCATGCCCCTCCCCGCAATTTGTAGGACGAAGGGAGGGTGTACCAGAAGCGGCACCATGTCTGATCGCTGGACGATCTCACAACGCCGGGTCCGTGGCACCTTCATCGCTGGGGTCTGAGTCCGCGCGGCAATCGGTCGAACCAGCCAAGCACTGCCGACTCGTACGCGATCCCGAAGGCGAGAGTCACGCGTCGCTCCGCGGGTATTCCGCCGGCTGCCAGCTCTCGGTCGAGGGTCCGGTACTCCTTGAGCCGTTGTTCGTGCACGCCGCGGTGCTCGGCCAGGACTGCCCCAAGAGCTTGCGGGTCGAGTTCGTCGGCGAAGGTGAGTCGCAGGAGTAGGGGTATTCGGAGGTTCTCAGGTTCCGGCGCCGTGTTCACCCATTTCCTGAACGCCGCTCGGCCCTTGGCCGTGAGTCGGAAGGGTTGGCGGTCCCGCCGACCGACCTTTCCTCGCTCGATCAGACCCCGATCGGCCAGGTCGGCCAGCTCCCGGTATACCTGGCTACGGGTGATGGTCCAAAACCCCC includes:
- a CDS encoding SgcJ/EcaC family oxidoreductase, yielding MEDDEHMIRDLLDAWWRGTETKDIDAVLALMADDILFLTPGGEPFGKAEFADRTRSRTFKVEGHSDIEELEIVGNWAWMRTHISVTMTPADGQPDHRAGYTLTILRKEPDGRWVVARDANLLSA
- a CDS encoding PadR family transcriptional regulator; the encoded protein is MPDRLNATAGALLGLLRSGPRSGYDLVAEANKVIGGFWTITRSQVYRELADLADRGLIERGKVGRRDRQPFRLTAKGRAAFRKWVNTAPEPENLRIPLLLRLTFADELDPQALGAVLAEHRGVHEQRLKEYRTLDRELAAGGIPAERRVTLAFGIAYESAVLGWFDRLPRGLRPQR